The Hydrogenobacter thermophilus TK-6 genome window below encodes:
- a CDS encoding glutamine-synthetase adenylyltransferase — translation MFPSEWWQLAQQRLINPAKARESLEDMLKRHPNPKSLIDYLNQRRFILLLELLDHSDCMRKFLINHPEDFQKTIPGIWYISKKKEDYIKELKELLSDSLPDDEFSKRLAYYRHRELMRILSKEILGTSKLEDLLVEYSHLPDAMLEYCYSRALEEFKQAYGQPVEEGGRPASACIIALGKLGSYELNYYSDIDLMFIHSSDKGQAGKLNLNEFFSKVFQKVVSLMTKITPEGKPYEVDLDLRPFGRSGPISMPLLSAELYYESYGRIWERFALLRARFSAGDEELYQTFEQEVKTPFVFKRTVDYRVIEEVQLIKAQIISQAKRQTLSSLDIKLCEGGIRELEFAVQSLVLLLGGKFPFLRESNTFKAIWKLNQKGIFSDEEAGFLEKAYEFLRRLEHKLQIYKCIQTQKLTREDIPLVAKMMGLAPQDFEKTLSYYTKGVSKIFVSIIPSHESKELEPIQQAVLSEDINFAKEILSQLGFKNPVRAYNMLLSYVHGREGIKLSNYERKKFLEMLPQILSYMSASSDPDETLNNFDKFFSNPTGRKVILSPSKEDVVKILCKVFSLSSYLSTLVSRNPDLVEDLLTLYQDFPERTLFEEEFEKYEKTLGLSLENTFRRFKKVWEVRIVLVYLAKKDERYKKLKDFFRSLTNLADFLMEKLWERLRLEKESMMLLALGKYGSSELSLGSDLDLVFVGRDHMAERVKLAQDFVRFLTTHTKEGYLYDVDFRLRPMGTKGELVPSMDFYKEYFSKYARTWERIAWTRCRFIAGDTELYQEFEHILESFLFDTPMGKEQKEEIKSIRYALEGQAKRGAGAIDLKFSPGGIIDGEFLVQYFIILERLREPSMITAYEKLLVKHPILKKAYENYMFLRLVETKLRLSKERGTSVLTPQDAPRVASSLNMEKEEFLETLKASMGELREIFLEVFD, via the coding sequence ATGTTTCCCTCTGAGTGGTGGCAGCTTGCCCAGCAAAGACTTATAAACCCAGCCAAAGCAAGAGAGAGTTTAGAAGATATGCTAAAAAGACACCCAAACCCGAAAAGTCTCATAGATTACCTCAACCAGAGGAGGTTTATACTACTTCTTGAACTGCTTGACCACTCGGACTGCATGAGAAAATTCCTCATAAACCACCCGGAGGACTTTCAGAAAACCATACCTGGCATTTGGTATATCAGTAAGAAAAAAGAGGACTACATAAAGGAACTAAAAGAGCTTTTGAGCGATAGCCTGCCTGATGATGAGTTTTCCAAGAGGTTAGCCTACTACCGACACAGGGAACTTATGAGAATACTGTCCAAAGAGATACTGGGAACTTCAAAGCTTGAGGACCTTCTTGTTGAGTATTCACATCTTCCCGATGCCATGCTGGAATATTGCTACTCAAGAGCTTTAGAAGAGTTTAAACAAGCATACGGCCAGCCGGTAGAGGAAGGTGGCAGACCAGCAAGTGCCTGTATAATAGCTCTTGGAAAGCTGGGAAGCTATGAACTCAATTACTACTCGGACATTGACTTAATGTTTATACACTCATCCGACAAGGGACAGGCTGGAAAGCTGAACCTTAACGAATTTTTCTCCAAGGTATTTCAAAAGGTTGTTAGTCTGATGACAAAGATAACACCAGAAGGAAAGCCCTACGAGGTGGACCTGGACCTTAGACCCTTTGGAAGGTCTGGACCCATCAGCATGCCCCTCTTGAGCGCGGAACTTTATTATGAATCTTACGGAAGGATCTGGGAGAGGTTTGCCCTTTTGCGTGCCAGATTTTCAGCGGGTGATGAGGAACTCTACCAGACCTTTGAGCAGGAAGTGAAAACGCCTTTTGTTTTTAAAAGAACTGTGGATTACAGAGTCATAGAGGAGGTTCAGCTCATAAAGGCGCAGATAATCTCTCAGGCAAAGAGGCAAACTCTGTCTTCCCTTGACATAAAGCTGTGCGAAGGTGGTATAAGAGAGCTGGAGTTTGCAGTTCAGTCTCTTGTGCTGCTTTTGGGCGGGAAGTTCCCCTTTTTGAGAGAGAGCAACACCTTCAAAGCCATATGGAAGTTAAACCAGAAGGGGATATTTTCCGACGAAGAAGCAGGGTTTTTGGAAAAGGCGTACGAATTCCTAAGAAGGTTGGAACACAAGTTGCAAATCTACAAGTGCATACAAACCCAGAAACTAACAAGAGAAGACATACCTCTGGTGGCTAAGATGATGGGCCTTGCTCCCCAGGATTTTGAAAAAACGCTAAGCTATTATACAAAAGGCGTAAGCAAGATATTTGTCAGCATAATACCCTCCCATGAAAGCAAGGAGCTTGAGCCCATACAGCAGGCGGTATTGTCAGAGGACATAAACTTTGCAAAAGAGATACTCTCCCAGCTGGGCTTTAAAAACCCTGTAAGAGCTTACAACATGCTTCTTAGCTATGTGCATGGCAGAGAAGGTATAAAGCTTTCCAACTACGAAAGGAAAAAGTTTTTGGAAATGCTTCCGCAAATACTCTCTTATATGTCCGCATCCTCAGACCCAGACGAAACTCTAAACAACTTTGACAAATTTTTCTCAAACCCCACGGGAAGGAAGGTGATCCTTAGCCCTTCAAAAGAAGATGTGGTCAAGATACTCTGTAAGGTGTTTTCCCTCTCTTCTTACCTTTCCACGCTGGTGAGCAGAAATCCGGACTTGGTGGAGGACCTTTTGACGCTCTATCAGGACTTTCCCGAAAGGACTCTTTTTGAGGAGGAGTTTGAAAAGTACGAAAAAACGCTGGGACTTAGCTTAGAAAACACCTTCAGAAGGTTTAAAAAGGTGTGGGAAGTGAGGATAGTTCTCGTATATCTTGCCAAAAAGGACGAAAGATATAAAAAGCTCAAGGACTTTTTCAGGAGTCTTACAAATCTTGCTGACTTTCTTATGGAAAAGCTATGGGAGAGGCTAAGGCTTGAAAAGGAAAGCATGATGCTTTTGGCGCTGGGCAAATACGGAAGCTCAGAGCTCTCTTTGGGCTCTGACCTTGATCTGGTGTTTGTGGGAAGAGATCACATGGCTGAGAGGGTGAAACTCGCGCAGGACTTTGTGAGGTTTTTGACTACCCACACAAAGGAGGGATACCTTTACGATGTAGATTTTCGCTTAAGACCCATGGGGACGAAGGGAGAGCTTGTACCTTCAATGGACTTTTACAAGGAGTACTTTTCCAAATACGCAAGAACATGGGAGAGAATAGCATGGACACGCTGCAGATTCATTGCGGGGGACACAGAGCTTTACCAAGAATTTGAGCACATCCTTGAGAGCTTTCTTTTTGATACGCCAATGGGAAAGGAGCAGAAGGAGGAGATAAAGAGTATAAGGTATGCCTTGGAGGGGCAGGCAAAAAGGGGAGCTGGTGCCATAGACCTTAAGTTTTCCCCGGGTGGCATAATAGACGGTGAGTTTTTGGTGCAATACTTTATAATTCTTGAAAGACTCAGGGAGCCTTCTATGATAACTGCTTACGAAAAGTTGTTGGTAAAACATCCTATACTAAAGAAAGCTTACGAAAACTACATGTTTTTGAGGCTTGTGGAGACAAAGCTAAGACTCTCCAAAGAGAGAGGCACATCTGTACTTACTCCACAAGACGCTCCAAGAGTTGCAAGCTCTTTAAACATGGAAAAGGAGGAATTTTTAGAAACTCTAAAAGCATCCATGGGAGAGCTAAGAGAGATATTTTTGGAGGTTTTTGATTGA
- a CDS encoding glycosyltransferase family 2 protein, whose protein sequence is MKRLSVLIRTKNEERNIQRAIRSAQGLADEIVVLDSGSEDNTIKLARDMGAEVFFKEWQGYSQQINYGIELCQGEWIFLLDADEELTEELRDSIREAISTQEYKAYMVNRRTYYMGRFLSHAWQPEWRVRLFKKGHVRFEGVLHEKAIFSGKAGKLKGYLNHYSFKSLNHQYKKLVEYARLMAKAMKEEGKKFRLYKLLLNPFWDAYKVYFLKLGFLEGLRGISIAFSTFFYVFLKYLFLWEMELKEKYGDKLWK, encoded by the coding sequence TTGAAGAGGCTTTCGGTGCTTATCCGCACAAAGAATGAAGAGAGAAACATCCAGAGGGCTATAAGGAGCGCGCAGGGACTTGCAGATGAGATTGTGGTGTTGGATTCTGGCTCAGAGGATAACACCATAAAGCTGGCAAGGGATATGGGAGCTGAAGTTTTTTTCAAGGAGTGGCAGGGCTACTCACAGCAGATAAATTATGGAATTGAACTCTGTCAGGGGGAGTGGATTTTCCTTTTGGATGCGGACGAGGAGCTAACGGAGGAACTAAGAGACTCTATAAGAGAAGCTATTTCTACTCAAGAGTATAAGGCTTATATGGTAAACAGAAGGACCTACTACATGGGAAGGTTTCTCTCTCATGCATGGCAACCCGAATGGAGAGTAAGGCTTTTCAAAAAGGGACATGTGCGCTTTGAAGGAGTGCTTCACGAAAAGGCTATCTTTTCAGGTAAAGCTGGAAAGCTCAAAGGCTATCTAAATCACTACTCTTTTAAAAGCCTTAACCATCAGTATAAAAAGCTTGTGGAGTATGCAAGGCTGATGGCAAAAGCTATGAAGGAGGAAGGAAAGAAGTTCAGACTGTATAAACTTCTTCTTAATCCCTTCTGGGATGCCTATAAGGTTTACTTTCTAAAGCTGGGCTTTTTGGAGGGGCTTAGAGGAATTTCCATTGCCTTTTCCACCTTCTTTTATGTATTTTTAAAGTACCTGTTTTTATGGGAGATGGAGCTAAAGGAAAAGTATGGAGATAAGCTATGGAAGTGA
- the mtnA gene encoding S-methyl-5-thioribose-1-phosphate isomerase has translation MEVRAFYWEDDHLLLLDQRELPQKEVWLELRDHKAVAKAIKEMAVRGAPAIGCVAAYGFVLGVKKEDPQKVYEVLKSTRPTAYNLFWALDRMMKALKEGRDITEEAISIEREDYEANRRMGEIGSQFIDDGMRVLTHCNTGALATAGWGTALGVIRSAHYSGKRIHVFVNETRPYMQGARLTAWELLKEGIPHTLITDMTAGFLMKKGLIDAVFVGADRITKRGDVANKIGTYTLSVLAKTHNIPFYVVAPTSTFDPNMESGEDVPIEERSEEEVKSFKGCHFSPKETKALHIAFDITPAENITAIITEKGIIYPNR, from the coding sequence ATGGAAGTGAGAGCTTTTTACTGGGAGGATGACCACCTTCTTTTGCTGGACCAGAGAGAGCTTCCCCAAAAGGAAGTTTGGTTAGAGCTAAGGGATCACAAGGCTGTGGCAAAAGCTATAAAAGAGATGGCAGTCAGAGGCGCTCCCGCAATAGGCTGTGTGGCAGCATACGGCTTTGTCTTGGGAGTTAAAAAAGAGGACCCGCAAAAGGTTTATGAGGTTTTAAAAAGCACAAGACCCACCGCTTATAACCTCTTCTGGGCTCTGGATAGGATGATGAAGGCTCTAAAAGAGGGAAGGGATATAACTGAGGAAGCTATAAGCATAGAGAGGGAAGACTACGAGGCTAACAGAAGGATGGGAGAAATAGGAAGTCAGTTTATAGATGATGGTATGAGGGTTTTGACTCATTGCAACACGGGAGCTTTGGCAACTGCTGGCTGGGGTACAGCTCTGGGAGTTATAAGGTCGGCTCACTACTCTGGCAAGAGAATCCACGTTTTTGTGAATGAAACAAGACCTTACATGCAAGGAGCAAGGCTTACCGCCTGGGAACTTCTCAAAGAGGGCATCCCCCACACACTCATAACGGATATGACAGCAGGCTTTCTTATGAAAAAAGGACTCATAGACGCAGTCTTTGTAGGTGCGGACAGAATAACCAAAAGGGGAGATGTAGCCAACAAAATAGGCACTTACACCCTTTCCGTGCTTGCCAAAACCCATAACATACCCTTTTATGTGGTGGCACCTACATCCACCTTTGACCCCAACATGGAAAGCGGTGAAGATGTGCCCATAGAAGAAAGATCCGAGGAAGAAGTAAAATCCTTCAAAGGATGTCACTTTTCACCCAAAGAAACAAAAGCCCTTCATATAGCTTTTGATATAACCCCAGCAGAGAACATAACAGCCATAATAACCGAGAAAGGGATTATTTATCCCAACAGATAA
- the epmA gene encoding elongation factor P--(R)-beta-lysine ligase, protein MLVKEWSEFLDKVRSFFKRRGYFEVDTSILQPYPNIDPHVEPFSIDTEGLADCPKRLWLRTSPENSMKKLLSKYQMDIFQIGKVFRKDPCGRLHRPEFTMLEWYKVGQDYKYLMKEIEEFLKYLGFSEDCEVIRLEHAFEEYAGVILSEDEEIFKNNLIAYGYPFSDQEDWETLFYRIYIEVERHLGHEKPTFITHFPSRIGAYAKVKDGYAERFELYIKGVEIANGWTEETSKSEIERRMKLYLQGRDLPIDEELIKAYENFPPCAGCSIGLERLFMVLMGLNSIDFICWDK, encoded by the coding sequence ATGCTTGTTAAAGAGTGGAGTGAGTTTTTAGACAAGGTTAGAAGCTTTTTTAAGAGAAGGGGATATTTTGAGGTGGATACCAGCATACTACAGCCTTATCCCAACATTGATCCTCATGTGGAGCCTTTTAGTATTGATACGGAAGGTTTAGCAGACTGTCCCAAACGGCTTTGGCTAAGGACTTCTCCGGAGAACTCTATGAAAAAGCTTCTTAGCAAATATCAAATGGATATCTTTCAGATAGGAAAAGTCTTTAGAAAGGACCCCTGTGGCAGGCTTCACAGACCTGAATTTACTATGTTAGAGTGGTATAAAGTGGGGCAGGACTATAAGTATCTTATGAAAGAGATAGAGGAGTTCCTTAAGTATTTAGGCTTTTCTGAAGATTGTGAGGTCATAAGGCTGGAGCATGCTTTTGAAGAGTATGCAGGAGTTATACTTTCCGAAGATGAGGAGATATTCAAAAACAACCTGATAGCTTACGGCTATCCTTTTAGCGACCAAGAGGACTGGGAAACCCTTTTTTATAGGATTTACATAGAAGTGGAAAGGCATCTGGGACATGAAAAACCGACATTTATAACCCACTTTCCTTCACGGATTGGCGCGTATGCAAAGGTAAAAGATGGGTATGCGGAGAGGTTTGAGCTTTATATAAAGGGTGTGGAGATAGCCAACGGCTGGACGGAGGAGACTTCCAAAAGTGAGATAGAAAGAAGGATGAAGCTCTATCTTCAGGGGAGGGACCTACCAATAGATGAGGAGCTTATAAAAGCTTACGAAAACTTTCCTCCGTGTGCTGGATGTTCCATAGGTCTTGAGAGACTGTTTATGGTTTTGATGGGTCTAAACAGTATAGACTTTATCTGTTGGGATAAATAA
- the nikR gene encoding nickel-responsive transcriptional regulator NikR produces MKENVVRFCVSLPQDLLRELDRRIIKRGYSSRSELVRDLIRELMIEDRWQEGEEVIGVLTIIYDHHQRELTQKMLDIQHSAYVKVLCSTHIHLDHHNCLENIVLKGRPHEIESIAISIGGLRGVKFAKLTKASNAL; encoded by the coding sequence ATGAAGGAAAATGTAGTCAGGTTTTGCGTATCTTTGCCTCAAGATCTGCTAAGGGAGCTTGACAGAAGAATAATAAAAAGGGGTTATTCATCAAGGTCTGAGCTGGTGAGGGATCTTATAAGAGAGCTTATGATAGAAGATAGGTGGCAGGAGGGGGAAGAGGTGATAGGTGTATTGACCATCATATACGACCACCACCAGAGGGAGCTTACACAAAAAATGCTTGACATCCAGCACAGCGCTTATGTAAAGGTGCTTTGCAGTACGCACATACACCTGGATCATCACAACTGCCTTGAAAACATAGTGTTAAAGGGTAGACCTCACGAGATAGAGAGTATAGCCATCAGCATAGGTGGGTTAAGGGGTGTAAAGTTTGCAAAGCTCACAAAGGCTTCCAATGCTTTATAA
- the tpx gene encoding thiol peroxidase: protein MAQTVTLKGNPVALSGPALSVGDRAPEAVVVTKDLQEKAIGGAKGVVQVIITVPSLDTPVCETETKKFNEMLAGLKGVDVTVVSMDLPFAEKRFCESFNIGNVTVASDFRYRDMEKYGVLISEGALKGILARAVFVVDKEGKIAYIQLVPEITQEPNYDEVIQKVKSLLS, encoded by the coding sequence ATGGCTCAAACGGTTACATTAAAGGGAAATCCTGTTGCCTTGTCGGGACCAGCACTCTCTGTAGGTGATAGAGCTCCAGAGGCTGTAGTTGTTACAAAAGACCTTCAGGAAAAAGCCATAGGCGGTGCAAAGGGAGTAGTTCAGGTGATAATAACGGTGCCATCCCTTGATACACCTGTTTGTGAAACAGAGACCAAAAAGTTTAACGAAATGCTGGCGGGTTTAAAAGGCGTAGATGTCACAGTAGTATCCATGGACCTTCCCTTTGCGGAAAAGAGGTTCTGCGAGAGCTTTAACATAGGAAATGTAACCGTGGCTTCTGACTTTAGATACAGAGACATGGAAAAGTACGGTGTGCTGATATCAGAAGGAGCATTAAAGGGAATACTGGCAAGAGCGGTTTTTGTGGTGGACAAGGAGGGCAAAATAGCTTATATCCAGCTCGTTCCAGAAATCACTCAGGAGCCTAACTACGATGAGGTGATACAAAAGGTAAAGAGCCTTCTTTCTTGA
- the alr gene encoding alanine racemase, translated as MARAVLEIDADAIRQNIKAIRDFSGKRVIAVVKADAYGIGAVHICPILEALDEVSSFAVACVEEGIELRKAGIKKDILILGGVFKGERKALIEYALTPVVSHEAHLRAIEGLDIGFHVKYDTGMGRLGFFEDVLIKDRRVKGVLTHLSSPLDKDFSLMQIEKFKKIVKAYSNVDIHLESSAGIVYMVPFATHVRIGLAMYGEKPAPDYPIELKRAISIKARILSVKYLPPSYPVSYSRTFITDRKKKVGVVAFGYADGLAKALSNVGCLYWKDKPLRILGNITMDMTMVDLDDTDAQVGDEVEVVGPHQSFSHLAKLAGTIPYEIMCHLSSRIKRVVV; from the coding sequence ATGGCAAGAGCGGTATTAGAGATAGATGCTGATGCCATAAGGCAAAACATAAAAGCTATAAGGGATTTTTCTGGCAAAAGGGTCATAGCGGTTGTCAAGGCGGATGCTTACGGTATTGGCGCTGTGCACATATGCCCTATACTGGAGGCGCTTGATGAGGTGTCTTCTTTTGCAGTCGCTTGCGTTGAGGAGGGTATAGAGCTTAGAAAGGCTGGTATAAAAAAAGACATACTTATTCTTGGGGGAGTTTTCAAGGGTGAGCGGAAGGCTCTTATTGAGTATGCTTTAACTCCGGTTGTTTCACATGAGGCTCATCTAAGGGCTATTGAAGGGCTTGATATCGGTTTTCATGTAAAGTATGACACGGGTATGGGAAGGTTAGGCTTTTTTGAAGATGTTCTGATAAAAGATAGAAGGGTAAAGGGGGTGCTTACGCATCTGTCAAGCCCTCTGGATAAGGACTTTTCCCTTATGCAGATAGAGAAGTTTAAAAAGATAGTTAAAGCTTATTCAAATGTAGATATTCATTTGGAGAGTTCTGCTGGGATAGTTTATATGGTCCCATTTGCTACGCATGTAAGAATTGGTCTTGCCATGTACGGTGAAAAGCCTGCTCCTGATTATCCTATAGAGCTCAAAAGAGCCATCAGCATAAAGGCGCGCATCTTATCAGTAAAGTATCTACCGCCTTCTTATCCCGTTTCTTACTCAAGGACTTTTATCACTGACAGGAAGAAAAAGGTAGGTGTGGTAGCTTTTGGCTATGCTGATGGCTTGGCAAAGGCCCTCTCTAATGTGGGATGTCTCTATTGGAAGGATAAGCCTTTGAGAATACTTGGAAACATCACCATGGATATGACGATGGTGGACCTGGATGATACGGATGCGCAGGTGGGTGACGAGGTGGAAGTGGTGGGACCCCATCAGAGCTTTAGCCATCTTGCCAAACTTGCAGGAACCATACCTTACGAAATCATGTGCCATCTGTCCAGTCGCATAAAGAGGGTTGTTGTTTAA
- a CDS encoding aconitate hydratase — protein MAKGTVAYKIIEKHLVSGRLIPGEEIAIKIDQTLTQDATGTMAYLQFEAMGVDRVKTELSVSYIDHNMLQTDYKNPDDHKYLMSVAKRYGVYLSKPGNGICHQVHVERFAKPGKTLLGSDSHTPTSGGVGMLAIGAGGLDVAAAMAGEPFYLKMPRIVGVKLTGTLPPWVTAKDIILELLRRLTVKGGVGKIFEYFGEGIKELSVPERATITNMGAELGATTSIFPSDEITRAYLKAQGREEDWIELLPDENAEYDEVIEINLSELEPLIACPHSPDNVVPVREVEGVKVDQVVIGSCTNSSFVDLTRAGKMLEGRRIHPDVIFAVAPGSKQALELIAQEGILLNFLKAGARVLESACGPCIGMGYAPPSGGVSVRSFNRNFEGRSGTKDAKVYLASPEVCVASAIAGEIIDPRRLAEREGIKWIKVQMPERFPYGDEAIIPPLPEEEAKKVEIYRGPNIAPLPEFDELPTEIQGEVSLIVGDNITTDHIMPAGANILPLRSNIYAISEYVYHYVDPEFVSRAKKIRDEKGIANIIIGGENYGQGSSREHAALAPRFLGVRVVIAKSFARIHHANLINFGILPLEFVDKRDYAKFSLGDEVHIPELIDRLKGGKEILVINKTTKEEIACKYSLTPKQVSVLLSGGLLRWIKNKQKVSVGG, from the coding sequence ATGGCAAAAGGTACTGTAGCATACAAGATAATTGAAAAACATCTGGTAAGTGGAAGGCTCATTCCTGGTGAGGAGATAGCCATAAAGATAGATCAAACACTTACGCAGGACGCTACTGGCACTATGGCGTACCTCCAGTTTGAAGCTATGGGAGTTGATAGGGTAAAAACGGAACTTTCCGTGAGTTATATAGACCACAACATGCTTCAGACGGACTATAAAAACCCTGATGACCACAAATATCTTATGAGCGTTGCCAAGCGCTACGGCGTTTATCTTTCAAAACCTGGCAATGGTATATGCCATCAGGTTCATGTGGAGAGGTTTGCAAAGCCCGGAAAAACTCTGTTGGGGTCTGATTCCCACACTCCCACCTCGGGTGGAGTTGGCATGCTGGCTATAGGTGCCGGCGGTCTTGATGTTGCTGCAGCGATGGCGGGTGAGCCTTTCTATCTGAAGATGCCCAGGATAGTTGGTGTAAAGCTAACGGGCACACTTCCCCCTTGGGTAACTGCAAAAGATATAATACTTGAGCTTTTAAGAAGGCTCACTGTAAAGGGTGGTGTTGGCAAGATATTTGAATACTTCGGTGAGGGTATAAAGGAGCTCTCCGTTCCAGAGAGAGCCACCATAACCAACATGGGTGCAGAGCTTGGTGCTACCACTTCAATATTTCCCTCCGATGAGATAACAAGGGCATATCTCAAAGCTCAGGGAAGGGAGGAGGACTGGATAGAGCTTTTGCCGGATGAAAATGCCGAGTATGATGAAGTCATTGAGATAAATCTTTCTGAGCTGGAGCCTCTCATAGCATGCCCACACTCTCCGGACAATGTGGTGCCCGTAAGAGAGGTAGAAGGTGTAAAGGTTGATCAGGTGGTCATAGGCTCTTGCACCAACTCCTCCTTTGTAGACCTTACCCGTGCCGGGAAGATGCTGGAAGGAAGGAGGATACACCCGGATGTTATATTTGCGGTAGCTCCGGGGTCAAAGCAGGCTCTTGAACTCATCGCTCAAGAGGGTATACTTCTCAACTTTCTAAAAGCCGGAGCAAGGGTGTTGGAGAGTGCCTGCGGTCCATGTATAGGTATGGGATACGCACCTCCCAGCGGAGGAGTGTCCGTAAGGAGCTTCAACAGAAACTTTGAAGGAAGGTCAGGCACAAAGGATGCCAAGGTGTATTTGGCATCTCCAGAAGTCTGCGTAGCCTCCGCCATAGCAGGTGAGATTATAGACCCCAGAAGGCTGGCAGAAAGGGAAGGTATAAAGTGGATAAAGGTTCAAATGCCTGAAAGATTCCCTTACGGAGACGAAGCCATCATACCCCCCCTGCCAGAGGAAGAAGCCAAGAAGGTGGAAATATACAGAGGTCCCAACATAGCACCCCTTCCCGAATTTGACGAGCTTCCTACAGAAATACAAGGGGAGGTCTCTCTTATTGTAGGTGATAACATTACAACGGACCACATTATGCCAGCGGGTGCAAATATACTGCCTCTCAGGTCCAACATATACGCCATAAGCGAATATGTTTATCACTATGTGGACCCTGAGTTTGTAAGTAGGGCTAAAAAGATAAGGGACGAAAAAGGCATAGCCAACATCATAATAGGCGGTGAAAATTACGGACAGGGCTCTTCAAGAGAGCATGCGGCATTGGCTCCCAGATTTTTGGGTGTCAGAGTAGTCATTGCCAAATCCTTTGCGCGCATACATCACGCAAACCTTATCAACTTTGGCATATTGCCCCTTGAGTTTGTAGATAAGAGAGATTACGCCAAGTTCTCCTTGGGTGATGAGGTGCATATTCCAGAGCTGATAGATAGACTTAAAGGAGGAAAGGAAATTTTAGTAATTAACAAAACTACCAAGGAGGAGATAGCCTGCAAGTACAGCCTGACGCCAAAGCAAGTATCTGTATTGCTATCTGGGGGGCTTTTAAGGTGGATAAAGAACAAGCAGAAAGTTAGTGTAGGAGGGTAG
- a CDS encoding malate dehydrogenase yields the protein MKMRKVVSVIGAGNVGEHVASLLALRGLVDVRMFDIPRKDGEKVIEPVKGKALDIRQMLAAIDIDAKVEGYTVSPEGNGYEALEGSDIIVITAGFPRRPGMSREDLLEKNLSILSVICEKIKQYAKEAIIIVVTNPVDLMTYAVYKMLGFSKRKVMGMAGVLDSARFKTFISQEVKVSPKDIHAYVIGGHGDEMVPLISISNVGGIPLKDMLPKEKLSELIKRTQFGGGEIVDLMGTSAYYAPAASIVEMVEAIVTDNKRILPCSVYLEGEEGKYYEAEDVCVGVPVKLGNCGVEEIINIPMLPEEREMWRRSVSSVRKNLKVVEEMLHARSVL from the coding sequence ATGAAGATGAGAAAGGTTGTATCGGTGATAGGTGCGGGCAATGTAGGGGAGCATGTGGCAAGCCTTTTGGCTCTGAGAGGTCTTGTGGATGTTAGGATGTTTGACATTCCAAGAAAAGACGGAGAGAAGGTCATAGAACCTGTAAAAGGCAAAGCTCTTGATATAAGGCAGATGCTGGCAGCCATAGACATTGACGCAAAGGTGGAGGGTTATACCGTAAGCCCAGAAGGCAACGGTTATGAAGCGCTGGAAGGGAGTGACATAATAGTTATCACCGCAGGCTTTCCAAGAAGACCGGGTATGTCCAGAGAAGACCTTCTTGAAAAAAACCTCTCCATCCTTTCCGTCATATGCGAGAAGATAAAGCAGTATGCCAAAGAAGCCATCATTATAGTGGTGACAAACCCCGTTGACCTTATGACCTACGCAGTTTACAAAATGCTAGGCTTTAGCAAGAGAAAGGTGATGGGAATGGCGGGTGTGCTGGATTCTGCCAGGTTCAAAACTTTCATATCCCAAGAGGTTAAAGTCTCTCCCAAAGACATACACGCATATGTTATAGGGGGGCATGGGGACGAAATGGTACCCCTCATATCCATATCCAATGTGGGGGGAATACCTTTAAAAGATATGCTCCCAAAAGAAAAGCTAAGCGAGCTTATAAAGAGGACGCAGTTTGGTGGTGGTGAGATAGTGGACCTTATGGGAACATCTGCTTACTATGCACCTGCCGCATCCATAGTAGAGATGGTGGAAGCCATAGTGACAGACAACAAGAGGATACTTCCTTGCTCTGTTTATCTTGAAGGTGAAGAAGGCAAATATTACGAGGCTGAGGATGTTTGCGTAGGTGTGCCTGTAAAACTTGGCAATTGTGGTGTAGAGGAAATTATAAACATACCCATGTTGCCCGAAGAGAGGGAAATGTGGAGAAGGTCTGTATCATCGGTGAGAAAAAACCTCAAGGTGGTGGAGGAAATGCTTCATGCGCGAAGTGTATTGTGA